In Zingiber officinale cultivar Zhangliang chromosome 1A, Zo_v1.1, whole genome shotgun sequence, a genomic segment contains:
- the LOC122002390 gene encoding plant UBX domain-containing protein 7-like yields the protein METLPSAAERQQLVSFFLEVAAGQTADVAARFLEATVGSLMRLYSSSMSAMKVVACSHRSYLDRLMELLGGLRLKLVENMLASGSSVQGALEDEARAPLPVVRDILNEDPAFFRSQPSLDVPFGISRHSAIWESSESVLSTSNGTHDNLASLYTPPFSLMFQGRFDQAKVEASRRGKWLLLNLQSHEEFSSHMLNRDTWANQAVAETIHSNFIFWQVYHDNIEGKKVCTYYNLFKLPAVLLIDPITGQKMNAWTGMVHPERLLEGLLPFLDKGPKEHHAFLLQKQKQRAAHDSAVINVAGKEAVKDDVEMVQAIATSLEDTRGPRPLVMDEESRPEKSHATNSNEKLTYPPLLEEPQGSKGLCRVAIRFPNGCRLQRKFLLTDSIKLLWSFCSSKLEDGLKRPFHFIQFYLGASRSLEYEKDLTFDAAGLSNSLISLVWD from the exons ATGGAGACTCTCCCATCGGCGGCGGAGCGACAGCAGCTCGTCTCCTTCTTCCTCGAGGTCGCCGCTGGCCAGACCGCCGATGTCGCCGCACGATTTCTTGAG GCTACAGTTGGAAGTTTGATGAGGCTGTACAGCTCTTCTATGTCAGCAATGAAAGTGGTGGCGTGCAGTCATCGTTCTTACCTCGACAGACTAATGGAATTACTAGGTGGTCTTCGACTAAAACT TGTGGAAAATATGCTTGCCAGTGGTAGTTCAGTGCAAGGTGCTCTTGAAGATGAAGCGCGAGCACCTTTGCCTGTCGTAAGAGATATCCTTAATGAAGATCCTGCTTTTTTCAG GTCTCAACCAAGTTTAGATGTTCCCTTCGGCATATCAAGACATTCTGCTATTTGGGAATCAAGCGAGAGCGTTTTGTCAACATCAAATGGCACCCATGACAATCTCGCTTCATTATATACTCCACCTTTTTCCTTGATGTTCCAAGGGCGCTTTGACCAG GCAAAGGTTGAGGCATCCCGTCGTGGCAAGTGGTTGCTACTCAATCTGCAGTCTCATGAAGAATTTAGCTCGCACATG CTCAACCGGGATACATGGGCAAACCAAGCTGTTGCAGAAACTATTCATTCTAATTTCATTTTCTGGCAG GTATACCATGATAATATCGAAGGGAAGAAAGTGTGCACTTACTACAACTTGTTTAAGCTTCCTGCTGTATTACTCATTGATCCCATCACTGGACAAAAGATGAATGCATGGACTGGCATGGTTCATCCAGAGAGGTTGCTGGAG GGGTTACTTCCCTTCCTCGACAAAGGCCCAAAGGAGCACCATGCTTTTCTTCTTCAAAAACAAAAGCAGAGAGCTGCACATGATTCTGCTGTTATTAATGTAGCAG GCAAAGAGGCCGTGAAAGATGATGTAGAGATGGTGCAGGCCATAGCTACCTCCCTCGAGGACACAAGAGGTCCTAGGCCATTGGTAATGGATGAAGAATCCAGGCCAGAGAAATCTCATGCAACCAATTCAAATGAAAAGCTAACTTACCCACCACTTCTCGAAGAACCACAAGGCAGCAAAGGACTATGCAGAGTCGCGATTCGTTTCCCCAATGGGTGCCGACTCCAAAGAAAGTTTCTCCTCACCGATTCAATCAAG CTGTTATGGTCTTTCTGCTCTTCAAAATTGGAGGATGGACTAAAACGACCCTTCCACTTTATCCAATTCTACCTTGGTGCATCGAGAAGTCTCGAATACGAGAAGGATTTGACTTTTGATGCCGCCGGTTTGTCAAACTCATTGATCAGCTTAGTTTGGGACTGA